Proteins from a genomic interval of Benincasa hispida cultivar B227 chromosome 7, ASM972705v1, whole genome shotgun sequence:
- the LOC120082105 gene encoding beta-galactosidase 7-like, with translation MFKLQYLVVRLIATLACISFCIGANVSYDSNAIIINGERHIIFSGSIHYPRSTVQMWPDLIKKAKDGGLDTIETYIFWDRHEPQQRKYDFSGNLDFIKFFKLIQEAGLYAIMRIGPYVCAEWNYGGFPMWLHNMPGIQLRTDNQVYKNEMQIFTTKIVDMCKQAKLFAPQGGPIILAQIENEYGNVMEPYGNAGKTYINWCAQMAESLNIGVPWIMCQQSDAPQPIINTCNGFYCENFTPNNPNSPKMFTENWLGWFKKWGEKDPYRTAEDVAFSVARFFQVGGVLNNYYMYHGGTNFGRTSGGPFITTSYDYNAPLDEYGNLNQPKWGHLKQLHASIKLGEKLLTTGTRSNKNYSDFVTLTKFSNQATGERFCFLSNTNVSNDATIDLQVDGKYIVPAWSVSILDGCNKEIYNTAKVNSQISMFVKEKNEKENEQLSWSWVAEPMRDTLQGKGTFKANHLLEQKGTTVDGSDYLWYMTNVESNATSSLQNITLQVNTKGHVLHAFINSRYIGSQWRSDGQSFVFEKPILLKSGTNTLTLLSATVGLKNYDAFYDTIPTGIEGGPIYLMGDGKVAADLSYNTWSYKVGLNGEMEQFYNPLLTQKIKWDALNKISIGRRMTWYKTSFKTPSGTDPVVLDMQGMGKGHAWVNGLSIGRFWPSLIVGNDGCNSTCDYRGAYDSKKCAGNCGNPTQRWYHVPRSFLSNDTNTLILFEEIGGNPQQVSIQTIALRTICGNANEGSTLEVSCQGSDIISGIQFASYGDPKGQCSSFMKGSLDVGNVSTLVKKACIGMKNCSIEVNTKSFGSDNITNSSPRLAVQAICSKN, from the coding sequence ATGTTTAAGCTTCAATACCTTGTTGTTCGTCTTATTGCAACTTTAGCATGTATATCTTTTTGTATAGGAGCAAATGTTTCATATGATTCCAATGCCATAATTATCAATGGTGAACGACACATTATCTTCTCGGGTTCAATTCATTATCCACGGAGCACAGTTCAGATGTGGCCTGATCTAATTAAAAAAGCTAAGGATGGTGGACTAGACACAATTGAGACATACATATTTTGGGATCGTCATGAACCTCAACAACGAAAGTATGATTTCTCAGGAAACCTAGATTTCATAAAGTTCTTCAAGCTTATTCAAGAAGCAGGTCTTTATGCTATCATGAGGATTGGTCCTTACGTGTGTGCTGAGTGGAACTATGGAGGCTTCCCAATGTGGTTACACAATATGCCGGGAATCCAACTACGAACTGATAATCAAGTCTACAAGAATGAAATGCAAATTTTTACAACGAAGATAGTGGATATGTGTAAACAAGCCAAACTCTTTGCACCACAAGGAGGACCAATAATCTTAGCTCAGATCGAGAATGAGTATGGAAACGTGATGGAACCTTATGGAAATGCAGGAAAAACATACATCAATTGGTGCGCTCAAATGGCCGAATCTCTTAATATTGGCGTTCCATGGATTATGTGCCAGCAGAGTGATGCCCCACAACCTATTATCAATACATGTAATGGATTCTATTGTGAAAATTTTACTCCTAACAATCCTAATAGTCCAAAAATGTTTACTGAAAATTGGCTAGGATGGTTCAAGAAATGGGGTGAGAAAGACCCTTACAGAACTGCTGAAGATGTAGCATTTTCTGTGGCAAGGTTTTTCCAAGTTGGTGGTGTTCTTAACAATTATTACATGTATCATGGAGGCACCAACTTTGGAAGAACGTCAGGAGGACCATTCATTACTACATCTTATGATTACAATGCACCCCTTGATGAATATGGaaacttgaatcaacctaaatGGGGGCATCTCAAACAACTTCATGCATCAATCAAATTGGGGGAAAAGCTTCTCACAACTGGAACTCGctcaaataaaaactatagcGACTTTGTTACTTTAACAAAATTCTCCAACCAAGCAACGGGGGAGAGATTTTGCTTCTTGAGCAACACAAATGTAAGTAACGATGCCACCATTGATTTGCAGGTAGATGGAAAATATATTGTTCCAGCTTGGTCAGTGAGTATTCTTGATGGTTGTAATAAAGAGATTTACAACACTGCAAAAGTTAATTCTCAAATATCTATGTTTGTaaaggagaaaaatgaaaaggaaaatgagCAACTCTCATGGTCATGGGTTGCAGAGCCCATGAGAGACACTTTACAAGGAAAAGGCACATTTAAAGCAAACCATCTTCTGGAACAAAAAGGAACCACTGTCGATGGAAGTGACTACTTATGGTACATGACGAATGTTGAGTCCAATGCAACATCCTCTcttcaaaatattacacttcAGGTGAATACGAAAGGTCATGTGCTTCATGCTTTTATAAATAGTAGGTATATAGGATCACAGTGGAGAAGCGATGGCCAAAGTTTTGTGTTTGAGAAACCCATTCTATTAAAATCTGGAACCAACACCTTAACCCTATTGAGTGCCACAGTTGGACTCAAGAACTATGATGCATTTTATGACACTATACCCACAGGAATTGAAGGAGGTCCTATATATCTAATGGGAGATGGAAAGGTCGCAGCTGATTTGTCATATAATACGTGGTCTTATAAGGTTGGTTTAAATGGAGAAATGGAACAATTTTACAACCCATTGTtaacacaaaaaataaaatgggatgcattaaataaaatatcaattggAAGGCGAATGACATGGTACAAAACTAGTTTTAAGACCCCTTCAGGAACTGACCCAGTAGTATTGGACATGCAAGGAATGGGAAAAGGCCACGCTTGGGTAAATGGGCTAAGTATAGGTCGATTTTGGCCTTCTCTTATTGTTGGAAATGATGGTTGCAATTCTACATGTGACTATAGAGGTGCATATGACTCTAAAAAATGTGCTGGAAATTGTGGGAATCCCACTCAAAGATGGTATCACGTCCCAAGATCATTTCTTTCAAATGACACAAACACTTTGATTTTATTTGAAGAAATTGGCGGAAATCCTCAACAAGTGTCAATTCAAACCATTGCCTTACGTACTATTTGTGGTAATGCTAATGAAGGAAGCACCTTAGAGGTGTCATGTCAAGGAAGTGATATCATCTCTGGAATTCAATTTGCTAGCTATGGAGATCCAAAGGGACAATGTAGTTCATTTATGAAGGGTTCATTGGATGTAGGAAACGTATCTACTTTGGTGAAAAAGGCTTGTATTGGTATGAAAAATTGTTCAATTGAAGTAAATACAAAGTCATTTGGATCAGACAACATTACCAATTCATCACCAAGATTGGCAGTTCAAGCAATTTGTTCCAAGAATTGA